A section of the Amycolatopsis sp. AA4 genome encodes:
- a CDS encoding iron-containing alcohol dehydrogenase, whose amino-acid sequence MPTRSSVSTPPPPAGRFDSVPQERVLFGAGAMASLANECARLEVGRLFVVASPSLDRQIDVRTTAARATGGRVAGVFTGGRPHVPDEVVLAAAAAAREAGADGILSVGGGSAVDLGKAVQLCLAEGVRTREDLLSWRVVFEYPDKIKMPAASAPHLPHFAVGTTLSASEFTGIIGITDTVRKVKDLYITPSLAPRMVVLDSELARHTPRELWASTGIRAIDHAVEGLCSTDAQPITDALCADALRRLARYLPVSVRDASDLHAAGHCQVAAWESIFGLMNVSLGLSHGIGHQLGARCDVPHGVTSCVMLPTVLEFNLTHTEARQREIAEIFAREMGESAEVGAAELIRRFVRSLGLPTRLRDVGVSRDSFPDLARDAMADLIVATNPRPVSGADEVIEILNNAY is encoded by the coding sequence ATGCCTACTCGCAGCTCGGTTTCGACGCCCCCTCCGCCCGCGGGGCGGTTCGATTCGGTTCCCCAGGAGCGGGTGCTGTTCGGCGCGGGTGCGATGGCTTCGCTGGCGAACGAGTGCGCCCGGCTGGAGGTGGGCAGGCTGTTCGTGGTGGCGTCGCCGAGCCTCGATCGGCAGATCGACGTGCGAACGACGGCCGCGCGCGCGACCGGAGGGCGGGTGGCCGGGGTATTCACCGGCGGTCGCCCCCACGTCCCGGACGAAGTGGTGCTCGCCGCGGCCGCCGCCGCCAGGGAAGCGGGGGCGGACGGGATTCTCAGCGTGGGAGGGGGGAGCGCGGTCGACCTCGGGAAGGCGGTCCAGTTGTGTCTCGCCGAGGGAGTCCGCACGCGGGAGGATTTGCTCTCCTGGCGTGTGGTGTTCGAATATCCGGACAAGATCAAGATGCCCGCGGCGAGCGCGCCGCATCTGCCCCACTTCGCGGTGGGGACGACTCTGTCGGCGAGCGAATTCACCGGAATCATCGGGATCACCGACACTGTGCGCAAGGTGAAGGATCTCTACATCACGCCGAGCTTGGCGCCGCGGATGGTCGTGCTCGACTCCGAGCTGGCGAGGCACACCCCTCGCGAGTTGTGGGCGTCGACCGGGATCCGTGCGATCGACCATGCCGTGGAAGGCCTGTGCTCCACCGACGCGCAACCGATCACCGACGCACTCTGCGCCGACGCGCTTCGCCGCCTGGCACGGTATCTCCCGGTCTCCGTGCGCGACGCTTCCGACCTGCATGCGGCCGGGCACTGTCAGGTCGCGGCCTGGGAGTCGATTTTCGGTCTGATGAACGTCAGTCTCGGGCTCAGCCACGGCATCGGGCACCAGCTGGGCGCCCGCTGCGACGTGCCGCACGGCGTTACCTCGTGCGTCATGCTGCCGACCGTGCTCGAGTTCAATCTCACGCACACGGAGGCGCGGCAACGGGAGATCGCGGAGATCTTCGCGCGCGAGATGGGCGAATCCGCCGAGGTCGGTGCTGCCGAGCTGATTCGCAGGTTCGTCCGGTCGCTCGGGTTGCCCACGAGGCTACGCGACGTCGGGGTGAGCCGCGACAGCTTCCCGGATCTGGCGCGGGATGCCATGGCCGATTTGATCGTCGCGACGAACCCGCGGCCGGTCAGCGGCGCGGACGAGGTTATCGAGATATTGAACAACGCCTACTGA
- a CDS encoding 3-hydroxybutyryl-CoA dehydrogenase has product MDDVRRVGVVGCGLMGVGLAELCGRKKLDVVLVGRQELSVDSARSKLANSLHRSVRKGRLSESERVAALARVRLTTDFSALADRQFVVECVREDESVKQEIFGELDKTVEDLDAVLASCTSSIPIVRLARATTRPSRVVGTHFFNPAPVMPLVELISTLLADEQTVARAESFLTGMLGKQVVRTPDRAGFLVNALLVPYLLSAVRMVDDGVGSADDIDRGMVLGCGYPMGPLALVDMIGLDIIAQVAAALYDEFRESQYVAPPLLLRMVDAGLLGKKTGIGFHRYPS; this is encoded by the coding sequence GTGGACGACGTACGTCGGGTCGGAGTGGTCGGGTGCGGTTTGATGGGTGTCGGCCTTGCGGAGCTGTGTGGCCGGAAGAAGCTCGACGTCGTGCTGGTCGGCCGGCAAGAGCTGTCCGTCGACAGCGCGCGATCGAAGCTCGCGAATTCACTGCATCGCAGTGTCCGGAAAGGACGGTTGTCCGAGTCTGAGCGAGTGGCGGCACTGGCACGAGTCAGGTTGACCACCGACTTCAGCGCATTGGCCGACCGGCAGTTCGTCGTCGAGTGCGTACGGGAAGACGAGTCTGTCAAGCAGGAGATTTTCGGCGAGCTGGACAAGACCGTCGAGGACCTCGACGCTGTGCTCGCGTCCTGCACGTCCTCGATTCCGATCGTGCGCCTCGCGCGGGCGACCACCCGGCCCAGCCGGGTTGTCGGCACCCACTTCTTCAACCCGGCGCCGGTGATGCCGCTTGTCGAGCTGATCTCGACCTTGCTTGCCGACGAACAGACCGTGGCGCGGGCTGAGTCGTTCCTCACCGGGATGCTGGGCAAGCAAGTGGTGCGGACGCCGGACCGCGCCGGGTTTCTGGTCAACGCACTGCTGGTGCCGTACCTGCTCTCCGCGGTCCGGATGGTGGACGACGGTGTGGGGTCGGCCGACGACATCGATCGCGGCATGGTGCTCGGCTGCGGATATCCGATGGGTCCGCTGGCGCTGGTCGACATGATCGGGCTCGACATCATCGCCCAGGTCGCGGCTGCGCTGTACGACGAGTTCCGAGAATCCCAGTACGTGGCTCCACCGCTGCTTCTGCGCATGGTGGACGCCGGATTGCTCGGCAAGAAGACCGGGATCGGTTTTCACCGATATCCGTCGTGA